In the genome of Streptomyces pactum, one region contains:
- a CDS encoding MMPL family transporter yields the protein MAALARWCLRHRVAVIVLWLAALAGVTAAAAVAGTAYSTDYDTPGTESSRAAELLARTNPAEAGDTDTIVWHTDRGTVRAAAVQDRMTEVLRDVEDLPGVATVTGPYGAESAARISPDGRTAYATVTFGEPAATLDTADVARVVDTARAAAGDHLEVALGGEGVALTESTAPGHLSEVIGLAAAAVVLFLAFGSFAATLLPLATAVVGVGTAYGAIGLLGHAMKVADFAPMLGMLIGLGVGIDYALFIVTRHRRGLRQGLPVAEAARRAVATSGRAVVFAGATVCVALLGMLVLRLSFLNGVALAASLTVVLTVAASVTLLPALLGLIGMKALSRRERRRLRERGPQPELPTGPAARWSRFVERHPKALGAVAAVVMLVLAVPTLSLHLGHSDQGNNAASSTTRQAYDMIEEGFGPGVNGPLTLVADLGSAAEKVAFARLADTLRTTEGVAAVSGTEHQGSTGAGVITVVPETSPQDRATSDLVEHIREDVVPAAERGGTLDVYVGGITAGYDDFASVIVGKLPLFVGVVVALGSALLLLAFRSIGIPLKAALMNVLAVASSFGVVVAVFQWGWGSGLLGLGGAGPIEPFLPVIMVSVLFGLSMDYQVFLVSRMYEEWRQTGDNRVAVRVGLAETGRVINSAAVIMIAVFSAFVLSGDRIIAMFGIGLAAAVALDAFVLRTLLVPALMHLLGSANWWLPKWLDRRLPRLTVEPPEEAAAGPVALPVARAAEPGERVPS from the coding sequence GGCCGCCCTCGCGGGCGTCACCGCCGCCGCCGCTGTCGCCGGCACCGCGTACTCCACCGACTACGACACCCCCGGAACCGAGTCCTCGCGCGCCGCGGAGCTGCTGGCCAGGACGAACCCGGCCGAGGCGGGTGACACCGACACCATCGTCTGGCACACCGACCGGGGCACGGTCCGCGCCGCCGCGGTCCAGGACCGGATGACCGAGGTGCTGCGGGACGTCGAGGACCTGCCCGGGGTGGCCACCGTCACCGGCCCGTACGGTGCCGAGAGCGCGGCCCGGATCAGCCCCGACGGGCGGACCGCGTACGCCACCGTCACCTTCGGCGAGCCGGCCGCCACGCTGGACACCGCGGACGTCGCCCGGGTGGTGGACACCGCGCGGGCCGCCGCCGGTGACCACCTGGAGGTGGCGCTCGGCGGCGAGGGGGTCGCCCTCACCGAGTCCACCGCCCCGGGCCACCTCAGCGAGGTCATCGGCCTGGCCGCCGCGGCGGTGGTCCTCTTCCTCGCCTTCGGCTCGTTCGCCGCCACCCTGCTGCCGCTGGCCACCGCCGTGGTCGGCGTGGGCACCGCCTACGGCGCGATCGGGCTGCTCGGCCACGCCATGAAGGTCGCGGACTTCGCCCCCATGCTGGGCATGCTCATCGGGCTCGGCGTCGGCATCGACTACGCGCTGTTCATCGTCACCCGGCACCGCCGGGGCCTGCGGCAGGGACTGCCGGTCGCCGAGGCCGCGCGGCGGGCGGTGGCCACCTCCGGGCGGGCCGTGGTCTTCGCGGGCGCCACCGTGTGCGTCGCGCTGCTCGGCATGCTGGTGCTCCGGCTCAGCTTCCTCAACGGCGTCGCCCTCGCCGCCTCGCTCACCGTGGTCCTCACCGTTGCCGCCTCGGTCACCCTGCTCCCCGCCCTGCTGGGCCTGATCGGGATGAAGGCGCTCAGCCGCCGCGAGCGGCGGCGGCTGCGCGAGCGGGGGCCGCAGCCCGAACTGCCCACCGGGCCGGCGGCGCGCTGGTCCCGCTTCGTCGAGCGCCACCCCAAGGCGCTGGGCGCGGTCGCCGCGGTGGTCATGCTGGTCCTCGCGGTGCCCACCCTCTCCCTCCACCTGGGCCACTCCGACCAGGGGAACAACGCCGCCAGCAGCACCACCCGGCAGGCGTACGACATGATCGAGGAGGGCTTCGGGCCGGGCGTCAACGGCCCGCTGACCCTCGTCGCGGACCTCGGCAGCGCCGCCGAGAAGGTGGCCTTCGCCCGCCTCGCCGACACCCTGCGCACCACCGAGGGCGTCGCCGCGGTCAGCGGCACCGAGCACCAGGGCAGCACCGGGGCCGGGGTGATCACCGTCGTGCCCGAGACCTCCCCGCAGGACCGGGCCACCTCCGACCTGGTGGAGCACATCCGCGAGGACGTGGTGCCGGCGGCCGAACGCGGCGGCACGCTCGACGTGTACGTCGGCGGGATCACCGCCGGCTACGACGACTTCGCCTCGGTGATCGTCGGCAAGCTGCCGCTCTTCGTGGGGGTCGTGGTGGCCCTCGGCTCGGCGCTGCTGCTGCTCGCGTTCCGCAGCATCGGCATCCCGCTCAAGGCGGCGCTGATGAACGTCCTCGCGGTGGCGTCCTCCTTCGGCGTGGTGGTCGCGGTCTTCCAGTGGGGCTGGGGGAGCGGTCTGCTCGGCCTGGGCGGCGCCGGCCCGATCGAGCCCTTCCTACCGGTGATCATGGTGTCGGTGCTCTTCGGACTCTCCATGGACTACCAGGTGTTCCTGGTCAGCCGGATGTACGAGGAGTGGCGGCAGACCGGGGACAACCGGGTCGCGGTCCGGGTGGGACTGGCCGAGACCGGCCGGGTGATCAACTCGGCGGCGGTCATCATGATCGCGGTCTTCTCCGCCTTCGTGCTCAGCGGCGACCGGATCATCGCGATGTTCGGCATCGGACTCGCCGCCGCGGTGGCGCTGGACGCCTTCGTGCTGCGCACCCTGCTCGTCCCGGCCCTGATGCACCTGCTCGGCAGCGCCAACTGGTGGCTGCCGAAGTGGCTGGACCGCCGGCTGCCGCGGCTCACCGTCGAACCGCCGGAGGAGGCCGCGGCCGGGCCGGTGGCGCTGCCCGTCGCACGGGCGGCGGAACCGGGCGAGCGGGTGCCCTCCTGA
- a CDS encoding VOC family protein has protein sequence MSVELNHTIIHCRDRRQSAEFLAGILGLEVGPEWGPFLPVATGNGVTLDFATVDPKTIAPQHYAFLVPEEEFPAMFARIQETGVRFYADPARTRPGEINRNDGGHGVYFEDPSGHYMEIITRPYGSGEPSAGA, from the coding sequence ATGTCCGTCGAGTTGAACCACACCATCATCCACTGCCGGGATCGCCGGCAGTCCGCCGAGTTCCTGGCCGGGATACTCGGTCTGGAGGTCGGCCCGGAGTGGGGCCCCTTCCTTCCGGTCGCGACGGGGAACGGCGTCACCCTCGACTTCGCGACCGTCGATCCGAAGACGATCGCCCCCCAGCACTACGCGTTCCTGGTGCCGGAGGAGGAGTTCCCGGCGATGTTCGCCCGCATCCAGGAGACGGGGGTGCGGTTCTACGCCGACCCGGCGCGGACCCGGCCCGGCGAGATCAACCGCAACGACGGTGGCCACGGCGTGTACTTCGAGGACCCGTCCGGCCACTACATGGAGATCATCACCCGCCCGTACGGAAGCGGTGAGCCCTCGGCCGGCGCCTGA